GGAGATCAGGTTCCACGGCCAGCGCCCGGCCGAGTTCGACGCGCTTCTGGAAACCGTAGGGCAGGGCGCCGGTGGTCTGTTTGCGCAGATCGTTGAGCTTGAGAAAGTCGATGATCTCCTCGCACTTCTTGCGGTGCTCGATCTCCTCCTTCTGGGCCGGTCCCCAGTAGAGGAAAGAGGTGAGCACGTTCGAGTGCATGCGCACGTGGCGGCCCAGCATCAGGTTCTCGAGCACCGACAGACCCCGGAACAGGGCGATGTTCTGGAACGTGCGGGCAATGCCCAGTTCGGCGCGCTCGTTCGGCCGCAGGCCGCCGATGCTCCTTCCCTGGAATTCGATGGACCCCGTGTCGGGCGTGTAGAAGCCGCTGATCATGTTGACCAGCGAGGTCTTGCCGGCGCCGTTCGGTCCGATGACCGAGAACACCGAACCCTTCGGGACGTCGATCGAGACATCCGCGACGGCGCGAACCCCGCCGAAGTATTTGGATACTCCGACAACCTTCAATATGGCATCGCTAGACGCCGATGCTGCTTGCATCGCGGCCATTTCCCTCCCCATAGCAATGTCATTCTTGTTGTTGCGGCAGAGACTATCAGCACGCCGCGAAAATTTCCAAGCCCGTAATTTTTCTGTATTCAGGCGTCGTCGCCGGCCGGCGCGACACGTGTCGCCGGCAGATGCAGTTCCGCCGTCGTGCCCTGGCCTTCCACGCTGTCGATCTCCACCGTTCCCCCGTGCAGTTCCGCAAGCGAACGCGACAAGGGAAGTCCCAGCCCCGTCCCTTCGAACTTCCGCGACAGCCCGGTATGGCCCTGGGTGAAGGCCTCGAACATCCGGCCGATCCGGTTGCGGGGGATGCCGATTCCGGTGTCGGTGATGCTCACGACGAATCGCGGGCCCCTCACGCCGGCCTCGATGCGGACCTCGCCGCCGCGCTCGGTAAACTTCACCGCGTTGGACAGCAGATTGAGCAGGATCTGCTTGATCAGGCGCTCGTCGGCGTGGATTTCCACGACCGGGGCATCTGCCAGGCAGTTGACGATTGTCACGCCCCTGCGGTCGGCGCGCTCCTGGACCAGACGCAGGCACGCCTGCAGGCAGAAGGCCAGATCGAAGGTCGATTCGTGGATGTCGAACTGGCCCGACTCCGCCTTGGAGAGATCGAGAATGTCGTTGATGACCGACAGCAGGTGCCGCCCGCTTTCGTGGATGTCGGCCGCGTAGGTCTCGTACTTATCGTGGCCCAGAGGCCCGAACATGCGCCCGCTCAGGATTTCGGCAAAGCCGATGATGGCGTTGAGCGGGGTGCGCAGTTCGTGGCTCATGTTGGCGAGAAACTCGGATTTCGCGCGGCTCGCGAGTTCAGCCTCTTCCTTGGCGCGGCGAAGCGCCATTTCGCGCTCCCGCCGGGCGGTGACGTCGCGCGCGATGACCTGCACGGCGGGATCCCCGTCGAAGGGGACGATGGAGGTTTCGGTCTCCAGTTCGAATACCTCGCCATCGAAGCGCATTGCCCGGTAGTTCATGGAGCCGCGGTGGCTGCCCACGCCCTCGGCCAGCATGGCGCGGACGTCGCTGTCGATGCGGGGCAGGTCCTCGGGATGCATCAGCGCCTTGCTGCCTCGCCGCAGCAGGGCTTCGCGGGTGCCGGCGCGGAACATGCGAACGCATTCGCGGTTGGCGTAGAGGATGCGGCCGTCGCGATGCACCAGGATGGAATCGGGATTGCTCTCGACGAGCTGGCGGTAGCGCTGCTCGCGCTCCTTCAGGCTCTCGCGGAAGCGGTAGCTCTCCGTGATGTCCATGACGCTGATGATCATGCCGCCGTCG
The DNA window shown above is from Minwuia thermotolerans and carries:
- a CDS encoding ABC transporter ATP-binding protein; the encoded protein is MQAASASSDAILKVVGVSKYFGGVRAVADVSIDVPKGSVFSVIGPNGAGKTSLVNMISGFYTPDTGSIEFQGRSIGGLRPNERAELGIARTFQNIALFRGLSVLENLMLGRHVRMHSNVLTSFLYWGPAQKEEIEHRKKCEEIIDFLKLNDLRKQTTGALPYGFQKRVELGRALAVEPDLLLLDEPMAGMNQEEKEDMARYVLDVNEELGTTIILIEHDMGVVMDISDRIAVLDQGTKISEGTPAEVQADPAVINAYLGTSD
- a CDS encoding PAS domain-containing protein, whose translation is MSDAEPNGRLKDFLEIANEWFWETDQDHRFTFLSEKLRDITGVDPANYIGRHRVEMSADPDAPSVREHLADLAAHRPFHNYVYRGDTPKGNLWFRISGRPVFGPDGGFLGYRGTGVDITAQVETEKRADRAQSQLETALQTINEGFTFFDAEDRCVIANQRYREFFDPDDVCVRIGDTFEQILRRMVDRRRIGPAHSDHESWLQRRLAGHRTGSFNEEVQSGDGRWFSISEHALPGVGVIGVSTDITERKRREQELQTQRDLMRSVFASMKQGICVVDAALRIRTTNQRYRDLLDLPAVMLAPGRPFLDIVEHNLARDEYGDDAQSRRVQGFADLLRRREAHRFERHRPNGTALEIQADPLRDGGMIISVMDITESYRFRESLKEREQRYRQLVESNPDSILVHRDGRILYANRECVRMFRAGTREALLRRGSKALMHPEDLPRIDSDVRAMLAEGVGSHRGSMNYRAMRFDGEVFELETETSIVPFDGDPAVQVIARDVTARREREMALRRAKEEAELASRAKSEFLANMSHELRTPLNAIIGFAEILSGRMFGPLGHDKYETYAADIHESGRHLLSVINDILDLSKAESGQFDIHESTFDLAFCLQACLRLVQERADRRGVTIVNCLADAPVVEIHADERLIKQILLNLLSNAVKFTERGGEVRIEAGVRGPRFVVSITDTGIGIPRNRIGRMFEAFTQGHTGLSRKFEGTGLGLPLSRSLAELHGGTVEIDSVEGQGTTAELHLPATRVAPAGDDA